Proteins from one Gimesia maris genomic window:
- the rplI gene encoding 50S ribosomal protein L9 — protein MVRKQRNAAVVGSTKSSIEVLLAEKVDSLGEQGDIVRVKPGYARNFLLPYGLATIATDHNKWMVVQHQKRMAELEKDRLKSLKNLADKLSKHSVTMEANANEDGHLYGSIVAVDISKSLKEGGFDIDAESIRLEGPLKELGMYTVKMQLHEKVKTEVKVWVVPTAEKS, from the coding sequence ATGGTTCGTAAACAACGTAACGCCGCTGTCGTCGGTAGTACCAAATCGTCTATCGAAGTATTGCTGGCAGAAAAAGTAGATAGCCTTGGTGAGCAGGGTGATATTGTCCGGGTTAAACCTGGCTATGCCCGTAACTTCCTGTTGCCTTATGGTCTGGCAACGATTGCGACTGATCACAATAAATGGATGGTCGTCCAGCACCAGAAGCGGATGGCCGAACTCGAAAAAGACCGTCTGAAGTCATTGAAGAATCTCGCTGACAAATTGAGCAAGCACAGCGTGACAATGGAAGCCAATGCGAACGAAGATGGCCATCTCTACGGTTCCATCGTTGCCGTCGACATCAGCAAGTCTCTGAAAGAGGGTGGCTTTGATATCGATGCAGAAAGCATTCGCCTGGAAGGTCCCCTGAAAGAACTGGGGATGTACACCGTGAAAATGCAGCTGCATGAGAAGGTGAAAACCGAAGTTAAAGTCTGGGTCGTACCGACTGCAGAAAAAAGCTGA
- a CDS encoding xanthine dehydrogenase family protein molybdopterin-binding subunit, producing the protein MATIDETRTAEGSEETPQYKVIGTRPIRHDGADKVTGRALYGADIKVKGMIYGAVLRSPHAHANIKSIDTSKAEAFPGVRAVVTSADLPEPGDKIAELGEGAVVLNHLSSNNLARTKVLYKGHAVAAVAADNLHIAQEAANLIEVEYEVLPPVLDVLKAMEDSAPVLNPDVRTEEASTGEKGDKPSNVAKHIVFEKGDLEKGFADAKYVVEREFRTSTVHQGYIEPHVATVLWNNDGQITVWTPTQGTFSVRSQMAELLHVPLARVKVVPAEIGGGFGGKISVYLAPAAAVLSRKAGVPVQIVMDRADVLQATGPTPGSFIRIKMGVDADGRLTAAEAWMAYEAGGYPGSPIGAGAMCVFSCYDIPNGRVEGYDVCVNKPRTNAYRAPGATNAAFATETVVDELCEQLGMEPVEFRLLNASKEGTRRIDGVTYPRIGLVETLEAIKNSEHYNTPLTGPNQGRGIGSGFWFNAGLKSAVTATVNSDGSVGLLEGSTDIGGSRTAIAMQFAEAIGLAAEDIKPAVVDTDSVGYTDVTGGSRVTYATGWAAYEAAQDLKRQIVSRAAELWEVDPDLVSYEDGSVIGPDKSMTFKEIAIELSLGGEPLVGRGVSNHNEPGGAFGTHLVDVEVDPNTGKVDILRYTAAQDCGTAIHPAYVEGQIQGGAVQGIGWGLNEEYWYDEAGSMRNANFLDYRIPTCYDLPMIDAIIVEVPNPGHPYGVRGVGEVPIVPPPAALEAAIHNAVGVRMYELPMSPPRVLHELLKKES; encoded by the coding sequence ATGGCGACCATTGATGAAACCAGAACCGCAGAAGGTAGCGAAGAGACTCCTCAATATAAGGTGATTGGCACCCGGCCGATTCGTCATGACGGCGCTGATAAAGTTACCGGTCGTGCGTTGTACGGTGCGGATATCAAAGTCAAAGGCATGATTTACGGTGCAGTGCTGCGGAGCCCGCATGCCCATGCCAACATTAAATCGATCGATACCTCAAAAGCTGAAGCTTTCCCAGGTGTGCGTGCCGTCGTCACCAGTGCGGATCTGCCGGAGCCCGGCGATAAAATTGCCGAGCTGGGAGAAGGGGCTGTCGTCCTCAACCATCTGAGCAGCAACAATCTGGCCCGCACCAAAGTGCTTTACAAAGGGCACGCAGTCGCTGCGGTTGCCGCCGACAATCTGCATATCGCACAGGAAGCAGCCAACCTGATTGAAGTCGAATATGAAGTGCTGCCACCCGTGCTGGATGTGCTGAAAGCGATGGAAGATTCGGCACCTGTTTTGAATCCTGATGTGCGGACGGAAGAAGCCTCTACGGGTGAAAAAGGGGACAAGCCTAGTAATGTCGCCAAGCATATTGTGTTCGAAAAAGGGGATCTCGAAAAAGGATTCGCCGACGCGAAATATGTTGTCGAACGCGAATTCCGCACATCGACCGTGCACCAGGGGTATATCGAACCACACGTTGCGACCGTATTGTGGAATAACGATGGTCAGATTACCGTCTGGACTCCGACTCAAGGCACGTTTTCGGTCCGCTCGCAGATGGCAGAGTTGTTGCATGTGCCTCTGGCCCGCGTGAAAGTGGTCCCTGCAGAAATTGGCGGGGGGTTTGGTGGCAAGATCTCCGTTTATCTTGCACCAGCGGCTGCAGTCTTATCCCGTAAAGCAGGTGTTCCCGTTCAAATTGTGATGGACCGGGCAGACGTGCTGCAGGCAACTGGCCCCACCCCCGGTTCCTTTATCCGAATCAAGATGGGCGTCGATGCTGACGGACGTCTCACCGCCGCCGAGGCCTGGATGGCTTATGAGGCAGGCGGTTATCCCGGTTCTCCGATTGGCGCCGGTGCGATGTGTGTCTTCTCCTGCTATGACATTCCCAATGGTCGCGTGGAAGGTTATGACGTTTGCGTCAACAAACCGCGTACCAATGCGTATCGCGCGCCGGGAGCGACCAACGCCGCGTTCGCGACGGAAACCGTTGTGGATGAACTGTGCGAACAACTGGGCATGGAACCGGTAGAATTTCGCCTGCTCAACGCTTCGAAAGAAGGGACACGCCGGATTGATGGCGTGACGTATCCCCGCATCGGCCTGGTCGAAACACTGGAAGCCATCAAGAACAGCGAGCATTACAATACGCCGCTGACTGGTCCAAATCAGGGACGGGGCATTGGCTCCGGTTTCTGGTTTAACGCGGGATTGAAATCAGCCGTGACCGCGACCGTCAATTCGGATGGCTCTGTTGGTCTGCTGGAAGGTTCGACGGATATTGGTGGTTCCCGGACCGCGATTGCCATGCAGTTCGCGGAAGCAATTGGACTGGCAGCAGAAGACATTAAACCGGCAGTGGTCGATACGGACAGTGTGGGCTATACCGATGTGACTGGCGGAAGCCGCGTGACGTACGCGACGGGCTGGGCCGCTTATGAAGCCGCCCAGGACCTGAAGCGGCAGATCGTCAGCCGAGCCGCTGAACTGTGGGAAGTGGATCCCGATCTCGTTTCCTACGAAGACGGTTCTGTGATTGGTCCGGACAAGTCGATGACCTTCAAGGAAATTGCCATCGAGTTATCTCTGGGAGGTGAGCCGCTGGTGGGACGTGGTGTCTCCAATCACAACGAGCCCGGCGGCGCGTTCGGTACACATTTAGTGGACGTGGAAGTCGATCCTAATACCGGGAAAGTAGACATTCTGCGTTACACCGCCGCCCAGGACTGTGGTACCGCGATACATCCTGCGTATGTTGAAGGACAGATTCAGGGGGGAGCCGTGCAGGGGATTGGCTGGGGGTTGAACGAAGAATACTGGTACGACGAAGCAGGCAGCATGCGAAATGCTAACTTCCTCGATTACCGGATTCCGACCTGCTATGACCTGCCGATGATCGATGCGATTATTGTGGAAGTCCCTAACCCGGGACATCCCTACGGTGTGCGTGGCGTGGGAGAAGTTCCCATCGTGCCACCACCGGCGGCTCTGGAAGCAGCAATTCACAACGCCGTCGGCGTGCGGATGTATGAACTGCCGATGTCGCCGCCACGGGTTCTGCATGAACTGTTGAAAAAAGAATCCTGA
- a CDS encoding FAD binding domain-containing protein yields MRDFEYEAPTSLADAVGLLAKSNGNARPLAGGTDLIDHVRTGRLSTDLIVDLKKIPELMALEENDAGLRLGAAVPCYQIYNHPGILENYTAIADSSNIIGGMQIQNRASVGGNLANAGAAADSTPALIALDAIVVIQGPSGTREVPVDQFCTGPGKNILEPGEIIVELKFPPRPAHSGSHYRRFIPRNEMDIAVVGVGAAVVLDESGENFVSARIGLGAVAAKPFYAQEASELLTGQPVSDETIKKAGEAARSVIHPITDMRGTEEFRLHVTGVLTERVLKKAVERARG; encoded by the coding sequence ATGCGTGACTTTGAATATGAAGCCCCCACTTCACTGGCAGACGCCGTTGGTCTGCTGGCTAAAAGTAATGGGAATGCCCGCCCGCTCGCGGGGGGAACCGATTTAATTGACCATGTCCGGACCGGCAGATTATCGACGGATCTGATTGTCGATCTGAAAAAGATCCCCGAACTGATGGCGTTGGAAGAGAACGACGCCGGCCTGCGTCTGGGAGCGGCAGTGCCGTGCTACCAGATCTACAACCATCCGGGAATTCTGGAAAACTACACGGCAATCGCTGACAGCAGCAATATTATTGGTGGCATGCAGATTCAGAACCGGGCCAGCGTCGGAGGCAACCTGGCGAACGCCGGTGCCGCAGCGGATTCGACTCCCGCGTTGATCGCCCTGGATGCAATTGTGGTGATTCAGGGCCCTTCCGGAACCAGAGAAGTTCCCGTCGATCAGTTCTGCACGGGACCGGGTAAAAATATTCTGGAACCAGGTGAAATTATCGTCGAGCTCAAATTCCCGCCACGACCTGCACACAGCGGTTCCCATTACCGGCGGTTCATTCCCCGCAATGAAATGGATATCGCAGTGGTTGGCGTAGGTGCCGCTGTCGTTCTGGATGAGAGTGGTGAAAACTTCGTCTCAGCCCGCATTGGATTGGGCGCGGTCGCCGCAAAACCATTTTATGCCCAGGAAGCCAGCGAACTGCTGACCGGCCAGCCTGTGAGTGATGAGACGATCAAAAAAGCAGGCGAGGCGGCCCGCTCCGTGATCCATCCGATTACGGACATGCGGGGAACGGAAGAGTTCCGCCTGCATGTGACGGGCGTACTGACCGAACGTGTTTTGAAAAAAGCGGTCGAGCGTGCTCGCGGCTAG
- a CDS encoding 50S ribosomal protein L25, translating into MSDDFVLQKISATKREKLGSIESRHIRRAGRIPAVVYGHGQDPAHVSVDEHDLQDLVKNRERVFEIDVDGKVEETMLRDLQWDTFGTQILHVDLIRINASERVTLEVPVRLRGTSPGATDGGILEQPLHALELDCLAHSIPDYISVKINALEIGDAIHVSDIEVPRGCKIHNDPELVVVHVLAHGAEEAVPAGEEEAEVSEPAEATEE; encoded by the coding sequence ATGTCAGACGATTTTGTATTGCAGAAAATCAGTGCTACGAAGCGTGAAAAATTAGGCTCGATCGAAAGTCGACATATTCGTCGTGCTGGTCGGATTCCAGCAGTGGTTTACGGCCACGGTCAGGATCCTGCACATGTGAGTGTGGATGAGCATGACCTGCAGGATCTGGTCAAGAACCGCGAACGTGTGTTTGAGATCGACGTGGATGGTAAAGTTGAAGAAACCATGTTGCGAGATCTGCAGTGGGATACATTCGGAACACAAATTCTGCATGTTGACCTGATCCGAATCAACGCTTCGGAACGAGTGACTCTGGAAGTTCCCGTGCGTCTGCGGGGTACATCGCCTGGTGCGACTGACGGCGGAATTCTGGAGCAGCCATTGCATGCACTGGAACTGGACTGTCTGGCTCACAGTATTCCTGATTACATTTCCGTGAAAATCAATGCACTGGAAATTGGCGATGCCATTCATGTCAGTGATATTGAAGTGCCTCGTGGCTGTAAGATTCACAATGATCCGGAACTGGTCGTTGTGCATGTGCTGGCACATGGTGCTGAAGAAGCAGTGCCTGCAGGAGAAGAAGAAGCAGAAGTCTCTGAACCAGCAGAAGCAACGGAAGAGTAA
- the pruA gene encoding L-glutamate gamma-semialdehyde dehydrogenase, which produces MARKKASSISNQNFEQRTQELGEQIWGLLERREPTMFEKRWWDDRILSWAMADESVKVQMFRFVDVLPMLRSHESIVRHLHEYFEDVRKHLPWAARIGLELSTPNSVLGRALALNARSNARRMASRFIAGSTVDEVHRTVDRLRSENFTFTLDLLGEAVISEVEAEAYLQSYLDLIRGLAPRVRKWSENVQLDWDNQGHLPRTNVSIKLSALCSQFKPTDPVGTMAAVQPRLRTLLRHAMKYDAYLHVDMEQNSYKPLTLEIFKQTLMEKEFRDFDNAGIVIQAYQPQAEADLMDLLKWVKKRKTPVWVRLVKGAYWDYETITSQYRNWPIPVYQEKWESDANYEKLTQILLQNFQWLKPAFGSHNMRSLAHAIAVAHELDVPPSAYEIQMLYGMGKEQAQVFAEMGHRVRIYTPFGELIPGMAYLVRRLLENTSNDSFLRQSFSEHVNLETLMMNPSDHASKSNRKKASSEEKHFQNEPLIDFSLEESRQKMREALETVEDQFGKEYPLLINGRAIDTKATLTSRNPSHLSESLGTISSASADDAIDAIDAARRAFPGWSKTEPQYRAEYLELIAANMRRKRFELAAWIVYECGKPWEEADGDVVEAIDFCMYYADQMRKLSDPRHCDVPGEENVYFYRPRGTVAVIAPWNFPLAILTGMTAAALVTGNTVVMKPAEQSSIVAAKLMDLIHESGIPDGVVNFLPGVGEEVGPELVGSPDVEMITFTGSRDVGLAINESASNTDIRQKMVKRVVAEMGGKNAIIVDDDADLDEAVLGVIHSAFNYAGQKCSACSRVIVVESIHDVFVSRLVEATKSLKIGPAEDPGTIVGPVIDQDARQRIQEYIEIGKEEATLALACDTSELDEEGYYVGPHIFIDVDSTCQIAQEEIFGPVLAVMKADDFEEAITIANDTPYALTAGIYSRSPAHLQRARMELMAGNIYLNRNITGAMVERHPFGGFKMSGMGSKTGGPDYLLQFLVPVNVTENTMRRGFAPTAVGEDEEDD; this is translated from the coding sequence GTGGCACGAAAAAAAGCGTCTTCCATCTCGAACCAGAATTTTGAGCAGCGAACGCAGGAACTCGGCGAGCAGATCTGGGGTCTGCTGGAGCGCCGCGAACCGACCATGTTCGAAAAACGCTGGTGGGACGATCGAATTCTATCCTGGGCCATGGCCGATGAGTCGGTCAAAGTGCAGATGTTCCGCTTCGTGGATGTCCTGCCCATGCTTCGCTCGCATGAATCGATCGTCAGGCATCTGCACGAATATTTTGAAGATGTTCGCAAGCACCTTCCCTGGGCGGCCCGGATCGGCCTGGAACTGTCGACGCCGAACTCGGTTCTCGGCAGAGCCCTTGCGCTGAACGCCCGCTCCAATGCCCGCCGCATGGCCAGCCGGTTTATCGCTGGATCAACAGTCGATGAAGTTCACCGCACCGTCGATCGACTTCGCAGCGAAAACTTCACCTTCACCCTGGACCTGCTGGGGGAAGCTGTTATCAGTGAAGTCGAAGCCGAAGCCTATCTGCAGTCGTATCTCGACCTGATCAGGGGCCTGGCCCCCCGCGTTCGCAAATGGTCCGAAAATGTGCAACTCGACTGGGACAACCAGGGCCACCTGCCCCGCACCAATGTTTCGATTAAGCTCTCAGCCCTCTGCAGCCAGTTCAAACCAACCGATCCTGTCGGTACGATGGCAGCGGTTCAGCCTCGGCTGCGAACCCTGCTGCGACATGCCATGAAATACGATGCCTACCTGCACGTTGACATGGAACAGAATTCCTATAAGCCACTCACGCTGGAAATCTTCAAGCAGACGCTGATGGAAAAGGAATTCCGCGACTTCGACAACGCCGGCATCGTGATCCAGGCCTATCAGCCCCAGGCGGAAGCCGACCTGATGGATCTCTTGAAATGGGTCAAAAAACGCAAGACCCCTGTCTGGGTCCGGCTGGTTAAAGGCGCTTACTGGGATTACGAAACGATCACGTCCCAGTACCGCAACTGGCCCATCCCTGTCTACCAGGAAAAATGGGAGTCGGATGCGAACTATGAAAAGCTGACACAGATCCTGCTGCAAAACTTCCAGTGGCTCAAACCTGCATTTGGCAGCCACAACATGCGGAGCCTGGCACATGCGATCGCCGTCGCACACGAACTGGACGTCCCCCCTTCCGCGTATGAAATTCAAATGCTGTACGGGATGGGCAAAGAGCAGGCACAGGTCTTTGCGGAGATGGGCCATCGAGTCCGCATTTACACGCCGTTTGGCGAACTGATTCCCGGCATGGCCTACCTGGTCCGCCGCCTGCTGGAAAACACTTCTAACGACTCATTCCTTCGACAAAGCTTTAGCGAGCACGTCAACCTGGAGACCTTGATGATGAATCCGTCCGATCACGCCAGTAAATCCAACCGGAAAAAAGCATCTTCAGAAGAGAAGCATTTCCAGAACGAACCACTCATCGATTTCAGCCTGGAAGAATCACGCCAGAAAATGCGGGAAGCACTTGAAACGGTCGAAGATCAGTTCGGCAAAGAATACCCGCTGCTGATCAACGGACGGGCGATCGACACCAAAGCCACCCTCACATCACGTAATCCTTCGCACCTCTCCGAATCGCTGGGAACGATTTCTTCCGCCTCCGCCGACGATGCGATCGACGCCATTGATGCGGCCCGACGGGCCTTCCCCGGCTGGTCAAAAACCGAACCGCAATACCGCGCCGAATACTTGGAACTGATCGCCGCCAACATGCGTCGCAAGCGTTTTGAACTGGCAGCCTGGATTGTCTATGAATGCGGCAAGCCCTGGGAAGAAGCCGATGGCGACGTCGTCGAAGCAATTGACTTCTGCATGTACTACGCCGACCAGATGCGTAAACTCTCAGACCCTCGACACTGTGACGTGCCCGGCGAAGAGAACGTTTACTTCTATCGCCCCCGGGGTACTGTAGCCGTCATCGCCCCCTGGAACTTCCCGCTGGCGATTTTGACTGGCATGACAGCCGCCGCCCTGGTCACTGGAAACACGGTCGTCATGAAACCGGCCGAGCAGTCCTCGATTGTCGCTGCCAAGCTGATGGATCTGATTCACGAATCCGGGATCCCCGATGGCGTGGTGAACTTCCTGCCCGGAGTCGGTGAAGAAGTGGGCCCCGAACTGGTCGGCAGCCCGGACGTGGAAATGATCACCTTCACCGGTTCTCGTGATGTTGGGCTCGCGATCAATGAATCTGCCTCCAATACAGACATTCGCCAGAAAATGGTCAAACGGGTTGTCGCAGAAATGGGCGGTAAGAACGCCATCATCGTGGATGATGACGCCGACCTCGACGAAGCGGTTCTGGGTGTGATTCATTCCGCCTTCAACTACGCTGGCCAGAAATGCTCTGCCTGTTCACGGGTGATTGTGGTCGAATCGATCCACGACGTCTTCGTCAGTCGCCTGGTGGAAGCAACAAAGAGTCTGAAGATCGGTCCCGCAGAAGATCCCGGCACCATCGTGGGCCCGGTCATTGATCAGGATGCCCGACAGCGAATTCAGGAATACATCGAAATCGGCAAAGAAGAAGCCACATTGGCGCTCGCCTGCGATACTTCAGAACTGGATGAGGAAGGTTACTATGTCGGGCCCCATATCTTCATCGATGTGGACTCCACCTGCCAGATCGCGCAGGAAGAAATCTTCGGACCGGTTCTCGCCGTCATGAAAGCCGATGACTTCGAGGAAGCGATTACTATCGCCAACGATACACCGTATGCCCTCACGGCCGGTATTTACAGTCGCAGCCCGGCTCACCTGCAGAGAGCCCGCATGGAACTGATGGCAGGCAACATCTACCTGAATCGCAACATCACAGGCGCGATGGTCGAACGCCACCCGTTTGGCGGCTTTAAAATGTCAGGCATGGGCAGCAAAACCGGCGGCCCCGATTACCTGCTGCAGTTCCTCGTCCCCGTCAACGTTACCGAAAACACCATGCGTCGCGGCTTCGCGCCGACGGCAGTTGGTGAAGACGAAGAAGATGACTAA
- the pth gene encoding aminoacyl-tRNA hydrolase, producing MKVVVGLGNPGKKYERTRHNVGFEVLSQLAEWHGAPGSRSQFEAEVTEISCGGDKVLLVAPQTFMNLSGRSVAAVAKFFKLPATDVMVVCDDMNLPVGRLRLRGSGSAGGQKGLQDIIQKLGTQDVPRLRVGVGRPPAGFSAADYVLGRFQGKQEFELIATAVDNAARGIECWVQSGLEMAMNQVNAPE from the coding sequence GTGAAAGTGGTCGTAGGACTGGGGAACCCCGGTAAAAAATACGAACGAACGCGTCACAATGTCGGGTTTGAAGTGTTAAGTCAATTGGCAGAGTGGCACGGTGCACCTGGGTCACGCAGCCAGTTTGAAGCGGAAGTCACTGAGATTTCCTGTGGCGGCGATAAGGTGTTACTTGTTGCACCGCAAACATTTATGAATTTAAGTGGTCGCAGTGTTGCCGCTGTGGCAAAATTTTTCAAACTGCCAGCCACTGATGTGATGGTTGTTTGTGACGATATGAATCTGCCTGTCGGGCGTCTCCGGTTACGGGGCTCTGGTTCTGCAGGTGGGCAAAAAGGATTACAGGATATTATCCAGAAGCTGGGTACCCAGGATGTGCCACGCCTGCGAGTAGGTGTGGGGCGGCCTCCTGCGGGATTTTCAGCAGCGGATTATGTCTTGGGACGATTTCAGGGGAAACAGGAATTCGAGCTGATCGCAACGGCAGTCGACAATGCTGCCCGTGGGATTGAGTGCTGGGTTCAGAGTGGACTTGAAATGGCCATGAACCAGGTCAATGCACCTGAGTAA
- the rpsF gene encoding 30S ribosomal protein S6, which translates to MVNYEGMFLLDSGKFAADHEGTIAHLMEILDKAGAEIVAHRPWQDGKLAYEIEGHMKGLHYLVYFTMPGSGMDVITRSCHLSDVVIRQMVIKQPQTLFDAMVSAIDPSSAPEAPAEEVKGQSDDDGPEYDAIDDDDEE; encoded by the coding sequence ATGGTAAATTACGAAGGTATGTTCCTGCTGGACAGTGGCAAGTTTGCTGCTGATCATGAAGGGACCATTGCTCATCTGATGGAAATCCTGGATAAGGCTGGTGCCGAAATTGTGGCACATCGTCCCTGGCAGGATGGAAAACTGGCATATGAGATTGAAGGCCATATGAAAGGTCTGCATTATCTCGTGTACTTCACCATGCCTGGCAGTGGTATGGACGTGATTACCCGTTCCTGCCACCTCAGCGACGTTGTAATTCGTCAGATGGTGATCAAGCAGCCTCAAACACTGTTTGATGCGATGGTTTCCGCCATCGACCCCAGTTCTGCTCCAGAAGCACCGGCAGAAGAGGTCAAGGGACAGTCAGATGATGATGGTCCTGAATACGATGCCATCGACGATGATGATGAAGAATAG
- the dnaB gene encoding replicative DNA helicase: MSVAGKGNFRRPKQESVEELFGKVPPQNLDAEKAVLGGILLDNVVIDDLVQIVKANHFYSDKNTRIFAAILRLHDAGVRGIDAVTIAEELDSKGELEEAGGVLYLHEILESVPHAAHAEYYAKIVRDKSVQRTLIHSCTEIIRESYAPQGDTLDVLNKAEQSIFSILEQQGEGDKIEIRDILMDAFDRIHERSQKEGMLTGLTTGFLDLDTQINGFQPSELIILAARPSMGKTALVCNFAEAAADEGATSTIIFSLEQSKLELAERLLCIRSGVNGHSLRAGDLEDDERHRLIEASSELSEMPLYIDDKPGRTIQEISAICRRLKRLSNLGLIIIDYLQLIEPEDKTMPREQQIASITRRLKGLCKELNIPIIALAQLNRGVELRDDKRPRLADLRESGAIEQDADLIMFLHRPDKYDPEDSPGLAEVVVAKHRSGPTGIINLTWMASSMRFANYANLDIPEGGYMGDSGGGGFG, encoded by the coding sequence ATGTCAGTCGCCGGTAAAGGAAATTTTCGCCGCCCGAAGCAGGAATCGGTCGAAGAGTTATTCGGCAAGGTTCCACCGCAAAACCTGGATGCGGAAAAAGCGGTGCTCGGCGGGATTCTCCTGGATAATGTGGTGATTGATGATCTGGTGCAGATTGTCAAAGCCAACCACTTCTACAGCGACAAAAACACGCGGATTTTCGCCGCGATTCTGCGCCTGCATGATGCGGGGGTGCGCGGCATCGATGCGGTGACAATAGCTGAGGAGCTGGATTCGAAAGGCGAGCTGGAAGAAGCGGGCGGGGTATTGTACCTGCATGAGATTCTGGAAAGTGTTCCCCACGCGGCCCATGCTGAATACTATGCGAAAATTGTCCGAGATAAATCGGTACAACGGACCCTGATTCATTCCTGTACGGAAATCATCCGTGAAAGTTATGCGCCGCAGGGAGACACCCTGGACGTATTGAATAAGGCAGAGCAGAGTATCTTCAGTATTCTGGAACAGCAGGGAGAAGGGGATAAGATCGAAATTCGCGACATCCTGATGGATGCCTTCGATCGAATTCACGAGCGCTCTCAAAAGGAAGGCATGCTGACCGGGCTGACGACGGGTTTTCTGGATCTGGATACCCAGATCAATGGTTTTCAGCCCTCTGAGCTTATCATTCTGGCAGCTCGTCCTTCAATGGGAAAAACAGCGCTGGTCTGTAACTTTGCCGAAGCGGCTGCCGACGAGGGAGCAACTTCGACGATCATTTTCAGTCTGGAACAGTCGAAACTTGAGTTAGCCGAACGTCTGCTCTGTATTCGTTCCGGTGTCAACGGTCACTCGCTGCGTGCGGGTGATCTGGAAGATGACGAACGCCATCGTCTGATTGAAGCCTCGTCAGAGCTCAGCGAAATGCCCCTGTATATCGATGACAAACCGGGGCGAACGATTCAGGAAATCAGTGCGATCTGCCGACGATTGAAGCGGCTCAGTAACCTGGGGCTGATCATTATCGACTATCTGCAGTTGATTGAACCGGAAGATAAAACGATGCCGCGTGAGCAGCAGATTGCGTCGATCACCCGTCGTCTGAAAGGGCTGTGTAAAGAGTTGAACATCCCGATCATTGCACTGGCGCAGTTGAACCGTGGTGTTGAATTGCGGGATGACAAGCGACCGCGACTGGCCGACCTGCGAGAGAGTGGTGCCATCGAACAGGATGCCGACCTGATCATGTTTCTGCATCGTCCTGATAAATACGATCCGGAAGACAGTCCCGGCCTGGCAGAAGTGGTGGTGGCCAAGCACCGAAGTGGTCCGACCGGGATTATTAACCTGACCTGGATGGCATCTTCGATGCGATTTGCCAACTATGCAAATCTGGATATTCCCGAAGGGGGCTACATGGGTGACAGCGGGGGTGGTGGTTTCGGTTAA
- a CDS encoding (2Fe-2S)-binding protein, translated as MAKKRIVTATVNGREEEFLCQPRQTLLEVLRNTLNLTGAKEGCSNGNCGACSVVIDGKAINTCMVLAVEADGANIETIEGLAPGDGLDPLQEAFLENAALQCGICTPGYIMAAKAFLDENPNPTEEEIRFSMAGNLCRCTGYDKIVRAIQQAAETRCAQSASCEKETV; from the coding sequence ATGGCGAAGAAACGGATCGTAACCGCGACTGTCAATGGGCGTGAAGAGGAATTCCTCTGCCAGCCCCGGCAGACATTGCTCGAAGTCTTACGAAATACGCTGAATCTGACCGGTGCCAAAGAAGGTTGCTCGAACGGCAACTGCGGTGCCTGTTCCGTGGTGATTGACGGGAAAGCCATCAATACCTGTATGGTGCTGGCCGTGGAAGCGGATGGTGCCAACATTGAAACGATTGAAGGTCTGGCGCCCGGCGATGGCCTGGATCCGCTGCAGGAAGCGTTTCTGGAAAACGCGGCGCTGCAGTGTGGAATCTGCACTCCCGGTTATATCATGGCAGCCAAGGCATTTCTGGATGAGAACCCGAATCCCACCGAAGAAGAAATTCGTTTTTCGATGGCGGGCAATCTGTGCCGTTGCACCGGTTACGACAAAATCGTGCGTGCTATCCAGCAGGCTGCAGAAACTCGGTGTGCTCAATCTGCCTCATGTGAGAAGGAGACTGTCTAA
- the ssb gene encoding single-stranded DNA-binding protein — protein sequence MASFNKVILVGNLTRDPQVRYTPGGSAVAEIGLAVNRSWFDKNSNSRKEETTFVDVTLWGRTAEVASEYLTKGRSVLIEGRLQLDQWDDKESGQKRSKLKVVGENMTMLGGKGESGGGGGAPSGGGGGYASRGNAPSQGGGSSPADSFYDDTPGGIPDDDVPF from the coding sequence ATGGCCAGTTTTAATAAAGTCATACTGGTAGGCAATTTGACACGCGACCCACAGGTACGCTATACACCGGGGGGGAGTGCGGTCGCGGAAATTGGTCTCGCTGTGAATCGCAGCTGGTTTGACAAGAACTCGAATTCCCGCAAAGAAGAAACCACGTTCGTTGACGTGACGCTATGGGGACGCACTGCAGAAGTAGCCAGCGAATATCTGACCAAGGGGCGTTCCGTTCTGATTGAAGGTCGTCTGCAACTGGATCAGTGGGATGATAAAGAGTCCGGACAGAAACGGAGCAAGCTCAAGGTGGTAGGCGAAAACATGACCATGCTGGGCGGCAAAGGTGAGTCTGGCGGCGGTGGTGGTGCACCATCGGGTGGTGGTGGCGGATATGCCTCACGTGGAAACGCTCCTTCGCAGGGTGGCGGTTCCAGTCCGGCAGATTCATTTTATGATGATACGCCTGGTGGGATTCCTGATGATGATGTGCCCTTCTAA